CGTGATCAATATTTGGACACATGCATGTCGAGCGAGCAGGGTTTACCAGCGTGCGCTGTGCGGGCGGCGATTGACCGGGACGGCCGTCGTGTCAAATACCCGGACATCGTCCAATTCGCCAACATCAAGGAACGAGCTTGCCAGTGTCCACATTCGAACTTCTTCCACCTGATATTTCCGCCTGGCGCGCCGGCAACACCGGCACCGAAGGCGTCTGGCATTTCGACTCCGGCCAGGCCGGGCACCGCGTGATGATCAGCGCGCTGGTGCACGGCAACGAGGTATGCGGCGCCTGGGCGATCAAGGGGCTGCTGGACGCGGCCGTGCGTCCGCAGCGCGGCAGCCTGACGCTGGCTTTTTGCAACCTGGAGGCCTTCGACGGTTTCGATCCGGCAGATACCGACGCCTCGCGTTTCGTGGACGAGGACCTCAACCGCCAGTGGTCCGTCGATCGCCTGGAGGCGGGCGGCACACGCGAGCGCCGCCGCGCCGCGGCTTTGCAGCCGCACGTGGCGCAGGCCGACTGGCTGCTCGACCTGCATTCGATGCACGAGCCGTCCGCACCGCTCACGCTCACCGGCATGCAGCCGCGCAACCTCGCGCTGGCGCGGCAGTTGCGCAGCCCCGAGCACATCGTGATCGACGCGGGCCACAAGGACGGCGTGCGCATGCGCGATTTCGGCCGCTTCGGCGCGCCCGACGCCGACCCGCTCAGCGATGCACTGGCGCTGCTGGTCGAGTGCGGTTTCCATGGGGACCCGGCCAGCCGCACCGTGGCGCAGGACCAATGCGCCCGCTTCCTGCGCGCTGCGGGCACGCTCGACGATGCGGCCATCGCGCGGGCCCTGCCCGGCTGGCTGCAGGCCGATGCGCCGCGCCAGTGGGCGCTGGACGTCACCGGGCCGGTGGTCGCGCGCGGCGATGACTTCCACTTCGCCCGCCCGTTCACCGGCCTGGAGGTGATCGCCCAGGCGGGCACCGTGATCGGCTGGAACGAGGGCGAGCCCGTGACCACGCCGTATGACGACTGCGTGCTCGTCATGCCGTCGACCCGCCAGGCCCGGCCCGGCGTGACGGTGGTCCGGTACGCGCGCCGCAGGCCGCTTTGAGCCGGGTTGAGATCGGGCGCCATGCCCCGATCTGTTAAGCCAGGACCTGCCGCATTTGCGCGCCGGGCGCCTGCCGTAGCCTTTCTTCCCGTGCCCCTGCATTCATTCCATCCCGCCGTTGCCCGGTGGTTCCTGAGAACCTTTCCCGGGCCCACGCCCGCCCAGGCCGAGGCCTGGCCGGCGATCAGCGCCGGGCGTGACACGCTGGTGGCAGCACCCACCGGCTCCGGCAAGACGCTGACCGCTTTTCTCGCCGCGCTGGACGATCTCGTGCGCCGGGGCCTCGAACCCGGCGGCCTGCCCGACGAGACGGCGGTCGTCTACGTGTCGCCGCTGAAGGCGCTGTCGAACGACATCCGCCTGAACCTGGAAGCGCCGCTCGCGGGCATCCGCGCCGAACTGGCGGCGCTCGGGCTGGCCGATGTCGACATCCGCACCGCCGTGCGTACCGGCGACACGCCGCAGCGCGAACGCCAGCAGAACCTGCGCCGGCCGCCGCACGTGCTGGTGACCACGCCGGAATCGCTCTACGTGCTGCTGGGTTCGGCGTCCGGACGGCGGATGCTCGCAACGGTGCGCAGCGTGATCGTCGACGAGATCCATGCCGTCGCCGCAAGCAAGCGTGGCAGTCACCTGGCGCTGTCGCTGGAGCGATTGCAGGCGCTGTGCGCGGCACATTCGGGCGCGCGACCGGTGCGCATCGGCCTGTCGGCCACGCAAAAGCCCATCGACGAGGTGGCGCGCTTCCTGGTGGGCGCGGGCGCACTGTGCGCGGACGGCACGGCCGACTGCGCGGTCGTCGACATCGGCTATGCCAGGCAGCGCGATCTGGCGCTCGAACTGCCGCCGACGCCGCTGGAAGCCGTCATGTCCGGCGACCAGTGGACGCAGGTGTACGCGCGCGTGGCCGAGCTGGTGTGGCTGCACAAGACCACGCTGGTGTTCGTCAACACGCGCCGCATGGCCGAGCGGGCAGCGCGGCACCTGGGCGACATTCTCGGCAAGGAAGCGGTGGCCGCGCACCACGGCAGCCTGTCGAAGGAAACGCGGCTCGACGCCGAGCAGCGCCTCAAGCGCGGCGCGCTGAAGGTGCTGGTGGCCACGGCCTCGCTGGAGCTGGGCCTGGACATCGGCGACGTCGACCTGGTCTGCCAGATCGGCTCGCCGCGTGCCATTGCCACCTTCCTGCAGCGCGCGGGGCGCTCGGGCCATGCGGTGGGCGGGGTGCCGAAGGCGCGGCTCTTCCCGCAGTCGCGCGACGAACTGGTCGAATGCGCCGCCCTGCTCGACTGCATACGCCGTGGCGAGCTCGACGCCTTGCGCATACTGCCTGCGCCGCTGGACGTGCTGGCCCAGCAGATCGTCGCCGAGACCGCTTGCCGCGAGTGGGACGAGGACGCGCTCTTCGCGCTGGTACGCCGCGCCTGGCCTTACGCGCGGCTCACGCGCGAGAGCTACATGCAGGTGGTGTGCATGGTGAGCGAAGGCTTCACCACGCGCCAGGGCCAGCGTGCCGGCCATGTGCACCGTGACGCGGTGAACCACCTGCTTCGCGAACGCAAGGGTGCGCGCATGACCGCGCTGACTTCCGGCGGCACGATTCCGGAGACCGGCGACTACACGGTGGTGCTGGAGCCGCAGGCCGACAAGATCGGCACGGTCAACGAGGACTTCGCGATCGAGAGCCTGGCGGGCGACGTGTTCCAGCTCGGCAACACCAGCTACCGCATCCTGAAGATCGAGCCGGGGCGCGTGCGGGTGGAGGACGCGCACGGGGTTGCGCCCAACATTCCGTTCTGGCTCGGCGAGGCACCGGGGCGCAGCGACGAGCTGTCGTCCGGTGTGTCGCGCCTGCGAGAGGAGGTGGCGCGGGCCCTGGAAGTCGGCGGCCGCGACAGCGCCATGCGACTGCTGACGCAGACCCTCGGCCTCGACGCAGAAGCGGCGCGCCAGATCGTCGAACACCTGGCGCATGCATACGCGGTGCTCGGCGCGCTGCCGACGCAACGCACGCTGGTCATGGAACGTTTCTTCGACGCCTCGGGCGGCATGCAGCTGGTGATTCATTCGCCTTTCGGCAGCCGGCTCAACCGTGCGTGGGGTCTGGCGTTGCGCAAGCGCTTTTGCCGCACCTTCAACTTCGAGCTGCAGGCCGCGGCCACGGAAGACGCCATCGTGCTGTCGCTGTCCGCCAGCCACAGCTTTCCGCTCGACGAGGTCGCGCGCTATCTGCATTCGGCCTCGGCGCTGCACGTGCTGGTACAGGCATTGCTCGACGCGCCGCTGTTCAACGTGCGCTGGCGCTGGAACGCGACCACGGCGCTGGCGCTGCCGCGCTTCAGCGGCGGGCGCAAGGTGGCGCCGCAGCTGCAGCGCATGCGCTCCGAAGACCTCCTGGCGGCCGTGTTCCCGGACCAGGTCGCATGCGCGGAGAACATCGTCGGCGAGCGCGAAGTGCCCGCGCATCCGCTGGTCGCGCAGACCCTCGACGACTGCCTGCACGACGCGATGGATGCCGACGGCTGGCTTGCGTTGCTGCGCCGGATGGAGTCGGGCGAGGTGAAGATGATTGCGCGCGACTTGCCGGCACCCTCGCCGCTTGCGATGGAAGCGTTGAGCGCGCGTCCCTATGCCTTTCTCGACGACGCCCCGCTGGAGGAGCGCCGTACGCAAGCCGTGCAAAACCGCCGCTACAGCGACCCCGAAAGCGCCGACGATGTCGGCCAGCTCGACGCCGATGCCATCGCCAGCGTGCGCGAGGAAGCATGGCCGCAACCGCGCAACGCCGACGAGATGCATGAGGCGCTGGGCATGCTCGGCGCGGTGGGCGACGACGAAGTGGCCCGGCAGGCGGACTGGAAGCTCTGGCTCTCGACGCTCGCCAAGGCAGGCCGCGCCACGCGCCTGCTGTGCGAAGGCAAGGGGCGTGCCGCGCGCGGGCTGTGGGTGACGGCCGAACGGCTGCGGCTGCTGCAGGCCGTGGCGCCCGATGCACCGCTGCAACCAGCCATCACCCCGCCCGCCGATGGCGAACAAC
Above is a window of Variovorax sp. PMC12 DNA encoding:
- a CDS encoding succinylglutamate desuccinylase/aspartoacylase domain-containing protein, translating into MSTFELLPPDISAWRAGNTGTEGVWHFDSGQAGHRVMISALVHGNEVCGAWAIKGLLDAAVRPQRGSLTLAFCNLEAFDGFDPADTDASRFVDEDLNRQWSVDRLEAGGTRERRRAAALQPHVAQADWLLDLHSMHEPSAPLTLTGMQPRNLALARQLRSPEHIVIDAGHKDGVRMRDFGRFGAPDADPLSDALALLVECGFHGDPASRTVAQDQCARFLRAAGTLDDAAIARALPGWLQADAPRQWALDVTGPVVARGDDFHFARPFTGLEVIAQAGTVIGWNEGEPVTTPYDDCVLVMPSTRQARPGVTVVRYARRRPL
- a CDS encoding DEAD/DEAH box helicase, whose product is MPRSVKPGPAAFARRAPAVAFLPVPLHSFHPAVARWFLRTFPGPTPAQAEAWPAISAGRDTLVAAPTGSGKTLTAFLAALDDLVRRGLEPGGLPDETAVVYVSPLKALSNDIRLNLEAPLAGIRAELAALGLADVDIRTAVRTGDTPQRERQQNLRRPPHVLVTTPESLYVLLGSASGRRMLATVRSVIVDEIHAVAASKRGSHLALSLERLQALCAAHSGARPVRIGLSATQKPIDEVARFLVGAGALCADGTADCAVVDIGYARQRDLALELPPTPLEAVMSGDQWTQVYARVAELVWLHKTTLVFVNTRRMAERAARHLGDILGKEAVAAHHGSLSKETRLDAEQRLKRGALKVLVATASLELGLDIGDVDLVCQIGSPRAIATFLQRAGRSGHAVGGVPKARLFPQSRDELVECAALLDCIRRGELDALRILPAPLDVLAQQIVAETACREWDEDALFALVRRAWPYARLTRESYMQVVCMVSEGFTTRQGQRAGHVHRDAVNHLLRERKGARMTALTSGGTIPETGDYTVVLEPQADKIGTVNEDFAIESLAGDVFQLGNTSYRILKIEPGRVRVEDAHGVAPNIPFWLGEAPGRSDELSSGVSRLREEVARALEVGGRDSAMRLLTQTLGLDAEAARQIVEHLAHAYAVLGALPTQRTLVMERFFDASGGMQLVIHSPFGSRLNRAWGLALRKRFCRTFNFELQAAATEDAIVLSLSASHSFPLDEVARYLHSASALHVLVQALLDAPLFNVRWRWNATTALALPRFSGGRKVAPQLQRMRSEDLLAAVFPDQVACAENIVGEREVPAHPLVAQTLDDCLHDAMDADGWLALLRRMESGEVKMIARDLPAPSPLAMEALSARPYAFLDDAPLEERRTQAVQNRRYSDPESADDVGQLDADAIASVREEAWPQPRNADEMHEALGMLGAVGDDEVARQADWKLWLSTLAKAGRATRLLCEGKGRAARGLWVTAERLRLLQAVAPDAPLQPAITPPADGEQPPDRDAALRELLRSRLGGLGPVKVEQLARPLFLQPADIEGALLALQAEGSVLQGRFTPGTTALEWCERHLLARIHRYTLKRLRREIEPVEPRDFVRFLFEWQHIGASARVRGPEALSGILSQLEGYEAPAPLWEAELLPARVADYAGAWLDDLCTAGRVLWTRLRPNATESRKGAGSLSLRATPVVLLPRRSAALWTTLAPAPADDEHLGSRAARVAAHLAQHGACFFDEIAAGTRLLPVEIEEALAELVAKGRVRCDSYAGLRALLVPASKRASADTRRRRRAPLFGIEDAGRWTLVRPPAAETLPTGSAEAIEQVVRVLLRRYGVICWRLLEREAAWLAPWRDLVRVCRRLEARGEIRGGRFIAGVSGEQFALPEAIASMRQVRRQPDTGELVALAASDPANLLGTLVPGPKVPRVAGSRVVYLDGVPVATSVAGEVTMLVALDAAQKQSALRALSLDAPLRFSELATLQPG